The sequence below is a genomic window from Henriciella marina DSM 19595.
GAAAGCGGAGGTCAGTTGCGATTTCATACGGCGGTCCTTTCGGGGCGTGTCCCCGTTGAAACTATAGTCTGTTGCCTGTCTGTCCAGCGTCCGAACGCGGTGTCGCGGCGGTGTCGCAATGGTGTACGGGCGGTGCCCCAATCGGGCCTTTTCCGGTCAGCTGACGCGGCGTGTGCAGAAATCAGCCAATTCAGACAGCATCGCGCGCCAGGGCGTGTCGGGCAGGCTGGTCAGCGCTGACTTTGCCATGCCGACATAGGCTTCGGCTTCGGCAATTGTCGCTTCGGCGGCCCCGGTCGTGCGGATGAGGTGGATGGCGCGGGCAAGGTCGCTTTCTTCCTGTTTTCCAAGATCGAAAGCGCGGGCCCAGAACACCTGGTCTTCTGCGCGGCCACGCCGGCGGGCGATGATGACCGGCAGGGTAATCTTGCCCTCGCGAAAATCGTCGCCGACGACCTTGCCGATGACGGATGTGTTGCCGCCATAGTCGAGCACATCGTCGACGATCTGGAAGGCGAGGCCGAGATTTTTGCCATAGGCCGCCAGCGCGTCGGCATGGGCATCACCGCCGCCGGAGATGGCCCCTGCGCGCGCGGCCGCTTCGAAGAGGGCCGCCGTTTTGGCTTCGATGATGGCGAGATAGTCTTCGGTTGGCAGGTCCGGCTTGCCTTGTGAGGCGAGCTGGCGAACTTCGCCTTCTGCGATCACGGACGAGGCGTTCGACAGGATTTCGAGGATTTCCAGTGACCCGGTTTCCACCATCAGCGTAAAGGCGCGGGCAAAGAGAAAATCGCCAACCAGGATCGAAGCCGAATTGCCCCAGATCGACTTCGCCGCCGGTTTGCCGCGGCGAAGGTCGCTTTCATCGATGACATCGTCATGCAGCAGGGTTGCGGTGTGGATGAACTCCACCGCGGCCGCCAGCGAGTGGGTCGACGGATTGGCCGACCCGACAGCCTGGGCCGCCGCCAGCGTGATCATCGGGCGAAGCCGCTTGCCGCCCGCAGACACGATGTGCTGCGACATGTCCGGAATGATGTCGACGGGGCTTGCTGCCTTGGCCAGCAGCAGGGCTTCGACGGCGGCAAGATCCTGCTCGAGCAGGCTGCTCAGCCGTTCGACGACGGTTCTGTCGTTCTTGGACTCTCTCGCTGTCGCTGGTGTGGTCACAAAGAATTCCTGCTAAGCTCAATTGACTAGGTCATATGCATACGAATAGGTCCGCGGTCCAGCGATGCGGTACAGGACCGCAGCTCCGGAAGGGACATGTCATGGAAGAAGTGTTCCGCACCAATGACCTCGTCAAGCTAAGCTATATACGTCACCTGCTTTCCGAAGCAGACATCGAGGTTTTCGTGCTCGATGAGCACACCGCGCACATCGATGGACGCGGGCCGCTGGTGCCGATCCGGGTCGTCGTGCACGAGGATGATGCAACAGAGGCACGCCGGGCGCTGAGCGAACTGGACCAGGATGGCTGAAGACGAGGTCACGCAGGATGCCTTCCTGGGCGGGCTTGTCACGGTTTTCCAGCCGCGGCGGGGCTTTCGTGCTGGCACCGACAGCATGCTGCTCGCTGCCGCGCTCGACCCGACAATGACAGGCGATGCCGCAGAATTTGGCTGCGGGGCAGGGGGCGCGCTTCTGCCAGCCGCGCACCGGCTGCAGCATATGCGGTTCACCGGATATGAGCGCGATATCCGGCTTGCAGGACTTGCGCGCCGCGGGGTCGAAGCGAACGGTTTTGAAGACCGCATGTCGATCGAGCTGCAGGACGTTGCAGAGCTTTCAGACGCGCTGGAAAACCGCTTCGACCTCTGCTTTTCCAATCCGCCTTTCTTTCGCGGCGGCTCCATCACCTCCCCTGGTGAGGGCAAGCAGGACGCCTATCTCGAGACCGTGCCCCTGAAGGACTGGATCGGGCGGATGATGCATGTGCTGAAGCCGAAGGGGCGGTTCGTGATGATCCACCGCGCCTCGGAGCTTGCGCGTATCCTGACCCTGATTGAACGGCGCAGCGGTCAGATCGAGGTGCTGCCGGTGCGCTCATGGCCGGGCGCGGACGCAAAGCGGGTCATCGTGCGGGCAAGAAAAGGCCTGCGGTCCGGCCCGATGCGGCTGCTGGCCGGGATCAATATCTATAAGGCAAAGGGCGGCGAGCGGACCGAACTGCTGGAGTCCATCTCACGCTCTGACGCCCTGCTCGACTGGGACTCGCCGCGCCAGTAGAGCAGCCTAGCTTCAGCCT
It includes:
- a CDS encoding polyprenyl synthetase family protein, whose protein sequence is MTTPATARESKNDRTVVERLSSLLEQDLAAVEALLLAKAASPVDIIPDMSQHIVSAGGKRLRPMITLAAAQAVGSANPSTHSLAAAVEFIHTATLLHDDVIDESDLRRGKPAAKSIWGNSASILVGDFLFARAFTLMVETGSLEILEILSNASSVIAEGEVRQLASQGKPDLPTEDYLAIIEAKTAALFEAAARAGAISGGGDAHADALAAYGKNLGLAFQIVDDVLDYGGNTSVIGKVVGDDFREGKITLPVIIARRRGRAEDQVFWARAFDLGKQEESDLARAIHLIRTTGAAEATIAEAEAYVGMAKSALTSLPDTPWRAMLSELADFCTRRVS
- a CDS encoding putative signal transducing protein; the protein is MEEVFRTNDLVKLSYIRHLLSEADIEVFVLDEHTAHIDGRGPLVPIRVVVHEDDATEARRALSELDQDG
- a CDS encoding tRNA1(Val) (adenine(37)-N6)-methyltransferase, coding for MAEDEVTQDAFLGGLVTVFQPRRGFRAGTDSMLLAAALDPTMTGDAAEFGCGAGGALLPAAHRLQHMRFTGYERDIRLAGLARRGVEANGFEDRMSIELQDVAELSDALENRFDLCFSNPPFFRGGSITSPGEGKQDAYLETVPLKDWIGRMMHVLKPKGRFVMIHRASELARILTLIERRSGQIEVLPVRSWPGADAKRVIVRARKGLRSGPMRLLAGINIYKAKGGERTELLESISRSDALLDWDSPRQ